A region from the Altererythrobacter sp. H2 genome encodes:
- the folD gene encoding bifunctional methylenetetrahydrofolate dehydrogenase/methenyltetrahydrofolate cyclohydrolase FolD, whose protein sequence is MAERIDGKAFAATLRAKVGEHAAQFAAQAGRPAGLAVVLVGEDPASQVYVRSKHKATVEAGMASFEHRLPADTDEATLLALVAQLNADPAVDGILVQLPLPAGIDEQAVIAAISPDKDVDGFHVINAGRLSVGQPGFVPCTPLGCLMLLKDRLGDLSGLEAVVIGRSNIVGKPMAQLLTDANATVTIAHSRTRDLPAVVRRADIVVAAVGRPEMITGDWIKPGACVIDVGINRVSAPDSDKSRLVGDVEFDSAEKVAGSITPVPGGVGPMTIAVLLRNALVAAYRNQGLDVPAGL, encoded by the coding sequence ATGGCGGAACGGATTGACGGCAAGGCCTTCGCCGCCACCCTGCGGGCGAAGGTCGGCGAACACGCCGCACAGTTCGCAGCGCAAGCGGGCCGCCCGGCTGGCCTCGCGGTGGTGCTGGTGGGCGAGGACCCGGCGAGCCAGGTCTATGTCCGCTCCAAACACAAGGCCACGGTGGAAGCGGGCATGGCGAGCTTCGAGCACCGCCTTCCCGCCGACACCGACGAAGCCACCCTGCTGGCGCTGGTGGCGCAGCTCAATGCCGATCCGGCGGTTGATGGCATCCTCGTCCAGCTGCCGCTGCCCGCAGGAATCGACGAGCAGGCGGTGATCGCCGCGATCAGCCCGGACAAGGATGTGGACGGGTTCCACGTCATCAACGCCGGGCGGCTGTCAGTCGGCCAGCCGGGGTTCGTCCCCTGCACGCCGCTGGGCTGCCTGATGCTGCTCAAGGACCGGCTGGGCGACCTGTCCGGCCTCGAGGCGGTGGTGATCGGCCGCTCCAACATCGTCGGCAAGCCGATGGCGCAGCTGCTGACCGATGCCAACGCCACGGTCACGATCGCGCACAGCCGCACGCGGGACCTGCCCGCCGTGGTCCGCCGGGCCGACATCGTGGTCGCCGCGGTCGGACGGCCGGAAATGATCACCGGGGACTGGATCAAGCCCGGTGCCTGCGTGATCGATGTCGGCATCAACCGCGTTTCGGCGCCGGATTCCGACAAATCGCGGCTGGTGGGCGATGTCGAATTCGACAGCGCCGAGAAAGTCGCCGGATCGATCACCCCGGTTCCCGGCGGGGTCGGGCCGATGACGATTGCGGTGCTGCTGCGGAACGCGCTGGTCGCTGCCTATCGCAACCAGGGGCTGGATGTTCCGGCAGGCCTCTGA
- a CDS encoding MarC family protein — protein sequence MFEVFLSAFITLFVVIDPPGCAPIYAGLTKGATARQARVMAIRATLIAGVILVGFALFGEQLLGALHIELDSFRIAGGLMLFLIALDMVFEKRTQRREERAEKIAATPEVEDVSVFPMAMPMLAGPGAIAAVMLLQNEASGPEGSLVVLGALGAVLAITMAALIAAGPLMRLFGDRVEAVITRLLGVLLAALAAQYVIDGLKGSFGI from the coding sequence ATGTTCGAGGTGTTCCTCTCTGCCTTCATCACCCTGTTCGTGGTGATCGATCCGCCCGGCTGCGCGCCGATCTATGCCGGGCTGACCAAGGGCGCGACCGCGCGGCAGGCGCGGGTCATGGCGATCCGGGCGACGCTGATCGCCGGGGTCATCCTGGTCGGCTTCGCGCTGTTCGGCGAGCAACTGCTCGGCGCGCTCCATATCGAGCTCGACAGTTTCCGCATCGCCGGCGGGCTGATGCTGTTCCTGATCGCGCTCGACATGGTGTTCGAGAAGCGCACCCAGCGGCGCGAGGAACGGGCGGAGAAGATCGCCGCGACCCCTGAGGTCGAGGACGTCTCGGTCTTCCCCATGGCGATGCCGATGCTGGCCGGGCCGGGCGCGATTGCCGCGGTCATGCTGCTGCAGAACGAAGCGAGCGGACCGGAAGGCTCGCTGGTGGTGCTCGGTGCCCTGGGCGCGGTGCTGGCGATCACCATGGCCGCCCTGATCGCCGCCGGCCCGCTGATGCGCCTGTTCGGCGACCGGGTCGAGGCGGTCATCACCCGCCTGCTCGGTGTGCTGCTGGCCGCACTGGCGGCGCAATACGTGATCGACGGGCTGAAAGGCAGCTTCGGGATTTGA
- a CDS encoding response regulator, which produces MGRADCGRDQPGRSYRRLALEDFGGFELAHFPAGEEALKGLESSRPDIIILDYRMPGMNGAEVLRRIRANPSLNDIPVVFMTASVMPQHVESLLRLGAAEVIAKPFDPLTLAERIEGIYEASRK; this is translated from the coding sequence ATGGGCCGAGCCGATTGCGGTCGCGATCAGCCCGGTCGGTCTTACAGGCGCCTCGCTCTCGAAGATTTCGGCGGCTTTGAACTGGCGCACTTCCCGGCGGGTGAAGAGGCTCTGAAGGGACTCGAATCGTCGCGGCCGGATATCATCATCCTCGACTACCGCATGCCGGGCATGAACGGAGCCGAGGTGCTGCGCCGGATCAGGGCGAATCCGTCCTTGAACGACATTCCCGTTGTTTTCATGACCGCGAGCGTCATGCCTCAGCACGTGGAAAGTCTTCTTAGGCTGGGCGCTGCCGAAGTCATAGCGAAGCCCTTCGATCCGCTGACGCTGGCGGAGCGGATCGAGGGCATTTACGAGGCCAGCCGAAAGTAA
- a CDS encoding LON peptidase substrate-binding domain-containing protein, producing MAQRFPIFPLTGAILFPGLHLPLHIFEPRYRAMISDALARDRRIGMIQPQRAEEGAPLYTVGCVGRIGDVEMLGDGRFNVVLEGESRFRVLRELETTLPFRKVEAEILPDDPEESLSAIERAGFEHEARRFAEAQGYKVDWQSVERLDDQTLINGVSQIAPFDAAAKQALLEADSLAARCELLVQLMQFFGHRDGDEEIITLQ from the coding sequence ATGGCCCAGCGATTTCCCATCTTTCCGCTGACCGGCGCGATCCTGTTCCCCGGCCTGCACCTGCCGCTCCATATCTTCGAGCCGCGCTACCGCGCCATGATCAGCGATGCCCTGGCGCGTGACCGGCGGATCGGGATGATCCAGCCGCAGCGCGCGGAAGAGGGCGCGCCGCTGTACACGGTCGGCTGTGTCGGGCGGATCGGCGATGTCGAGATGCTGGGCGACGGGCGCTTCAATGTCGTTCTCGAAGGCGAAAGCCGGTTCCGGGTCCTGCGCGAGCTGGAAACGACCCTGCCGTTCCGGAAGGTCGAGGCGGAAATCCTGCCCGATGATCCGGAGGAATCGCTGTCCGCGATCGAGCGCGCCGGGTTCGAGCACGAGGCGCGCCGCTTTGCCGAGGCGCAGGGATACAAGGTCGACTGGCAGTCGGTCGAGCGGCTGGACGACCAGACCCTGATCAACGGCGTCAGCCAGATCGCCCCGTTCGATGCGGCGGCCAAGCAGGCCCTGCTCGAGGCCGACAGCCTCGCCGCCCGGTGCGAGCTGCTGGTCCAGCTGATGCAGTTCTTCGGCCACCGCGATGGCGATGAGGAAATTATTACGCTGCAGTAG
- a CDS encoding tetratricopeptide repeat protein, with the protein MGLSLDEQKAVDRFRTSVVEPSMTQLVVLDFWAEWCGPCKALTPVLEKVCGEYADKGVVLAKINVDEDQFIASQFQVRSIPTVYAMFQGQPVADLTNARSESQLRQTLDQILAQLPVQPGADGAEPAQDVSQFIAMGEEVLAGGDGARAAAIFGQVVEMAPDNVPAHAGLIRALLAAGQGDEAQQAYDALPPEIQADAALQPVRTALELAATRVDDSELQSLRAMAAESPADMDKQLAFAEAAYAAGARDEAADTLLRMVTQDREWNEGAARTKLLQIFEAVGLEDEWVVATRRKLSRVLFG; encoded by the coding sequence ATGGGCCTCAGCCTCGACGAACAGAAAGCGGTCGACCGGTTCCGCACCAGTGTGGTCGAACCTTCGATGACCCAGCTGGTGGTGCTCGATTTCTGGGCCGAATGGTGCGGGCCGTGCAAGGCGCTGACGCCGGTGCTGGAAAAGGTCTGCGGCGAATATGCCGACAAGGGCGTGGTCCTGGCCAAGATCAATGTCGATGAGGACCAGTTCATCGCGTCCCAGTTCCAGGTACGCTCGATCCCCACCGTCTATGCCATGTTCCAGGGCCAGCCGGTGGCTGACCTGACCAATGCCCGCAGCGAATCGCAGCTGCGCCAGACGCTTGACCAGATCCTGGCCCAGCTGCCGGTCCAGCCCGGTGCGGACGGCGCCGAACCGGCGCAGGACGTGTCGCAGTTCATCGCCATGGGCGAGGAAGTGCTGGCCGGGGGCGATGGTGCCCGCGCGGCGGCGATCTTCGGCCAGGTGGTTGAGATGGCGCCGGACAACGTGCCTGCCCATGCCGGGCTGATCCGGGCCCTGCTGGCGGCGGGGCAGGGGGACGAGGCGCAGCAGGCCTACGACGCGCTGCCCCCCGAGATCCAGGCCGATGCCGCGCTCCAGCCGGTCCGCACCGCGCTCGAACTGGCGGCAACCCGGGTCGACGACAGCGAGCTCCAGTCCCTGCGCGCCATGGCGGCGGAAAGCCCGGCCGACATGGACAAGCAGCTCGCCTTTGCCGAGGCGGCCTATGCTGCGGGCGCGCGGGACGAGGCGGCAGATACGCTGCTGCGGATGGTGACGCAGGACCGCGAGTGGAACGAAGGCGCCGCGCGCACCAAGCTGCTGCAAATCTTCGAGGCCGTGGGGCTGGAAGACGAATGGGTTGTCGCCACCCGGCGCAAGCTGTCGCGCGTGCTGTTCGGCTAG
- a CDS encoding AAA family ATPase, producing the protein MLRSRAEGDDEQFYSIALQVAAAEARQGRRDTANDLRTAVDTARAARGVSPSIPIVFARPRGDLEGLLDLREPTVTLADVILPAAVSERLGNALLQQRRRDWLREHGKAPNRRLLFVGPPGSGKTMTAEALAGELKLPLFIIRLETLITRFMGETAAKLRLVFDETLRRRAVYLFDEFDAVGGHRTASNDVAEMRRVLNSFLQFMEEKSATDSPLVAATNHPELLDRALLRRFDDVIEFELPSAEQVRAVVKANLKPLKYPRLAWSTIEKAARGLSQAEIARAADEAVKAAILDQRDQIATPDIIARLAERQAMRTAFSAKH; encoded by the coding sequence ATGCTGCGCAGTCGAGCGGAAGGCGACGACGAGCAGTTCTATTCGATCGCTTTGCAGGTTGCCGCTGCTGAGGCCCGGCAGGGTCGCAGAGACACCGCAAACGACTTGCGCACGGCTGTCGATACGGCGCGCGCCGCGCGCGGTGTCAGCCCATCAATTCCTATCGTTTTCGCCCGCCCGCGCGGTGATCTTGAAGGTCTCCTCGATCTTCGCGAACCTACGGTGACGCTCGCCGACGTGATCCTCCCGGCCGCAGTCTCGGAACGGCTCGGCAATGCTCTTCTCCAGCAACGTCGACGGGACTGGCTGCGCGAGCATGGCAAGGCCCCTAACCGGCGGCTCCTGTTCGTCGGTCCGCCCGGATCGGGCAAGACCATGACCGCCGAAGCCTTGGCTGGCGAGCTGAAGCTGCCGCTCTTCATCATAAGGCTGGAGACGCTCATTACCCGCTTCATGGGTGAGACCGCCGCCAAGCTCAGGCTTGTGTTCGACGAGACCCTGCGCCGCCGCGCCGTCTATCTGTTCGATGAGTTCGATGCCGTAGGCGGGCATCGCACGGCCTCGAACGACGTTGCCGAGATGCGCCGCGTCCTCAACAGCTTCCTTCAGTTCATGGAGGAAAAGAGCGCCACCGATAGTCCGCTCGTGGCGGCAACCAACCATCCCGAATTGCTCGATAGGGCCTTGCTGCGCCGCTTCGACGACGTGATCGAGTTCGAGCTGCCCTCGGCCGAACAGGTGCGGGCCGTGGTCAAGGCCAACCTCAAGCCGCTGAAATATCCCCGCCTGGCTTGGTCCACCATCGAGAAGGCGGCGCGCGGCCTCAGCCAGGCCGAGATTGCGCGCGCAGCCGACGAAGCCGTCAAGGCCGCGATCCTCGACCAGCGCGACCAGATCGCCACGCCCGACATCATCGCTCGCCTCGCCGAGCGCCAAGCGATGCGCACCGCGTTCTCTGCGAAACACTGA
- a CDS encoding S8 family peptidase — translation MAQHDRPHLDISGLAHSVAFKSPGSNARQRPLIRIREDHGQRLIAELASAFQQAEQARQRPDGVALLPPPDGTFLEVELSPQAGPTTLERTREKTRQGAVTFTEQGARRIALFVPDDMRDTLEAVFQDYTFGPLNERTGSPKGKTRVETIEHIREARIRTFWRDDPAALPEDPQAEMWWSLWCFRDRVDRVLEAAAQLGLHVGEGDTFLRFPETIVVPVYGRRAAIELLLFATGGIAELRRASDNPHVFTHDLRDEARAFIEDLAERTIWPGREAPAICLLDTGVNRAHPLIEPALAVEDLLSVDPAWGGDDHAPGSGHGTGMAGLALHGDLVAPLADQEQRRLTHRLESVKILPPAGFPPNDPHAYGPITQGAIARAEIQNPDRARMFCMAVTNGGRSGADATAWSAAIDQAAAGAESEDQENPAPKRLIVLAAGNVPDHADPAEIADTDAFPAEDPCQAWNALAIGGYTEKSQIAEAGYEGWTPMATVGAGSPYSRTSYLWRSGQSPFKPDLVFEAGNRAISPAKTEAIAGLDSLSLLTTARDVGQRPLDSFWATSAATAQAARLAAQIAADHPDYWPETIRALMVHSARWTPPMTEAIAACAAKRDKADCLRRYGYGLPGLARARASAINDLALVAQREIQPFRKEASGIRFNEAHVYPLPWPRQILEDLDNLRVRLKVTLSYFIEPNPSFATAIDPARYQSFGLRFDLKRSRETTANFLRRNNAEGREENDPRPVNENNDGWLFGERAISAGSLHVDIWEGPAVELAARNMLYIHPITGWWRERTGLKRFNDRARYALIVSLETPEAEVDLYTPIETAIPTLIGVEIEG, via the coding sequence GTGGCGCAACACGACCGACCGCATCTCGACATTTCGGGACTGGCTCACAGCGTTGCGTTCAAATCTCCGGGCAGCAATGCCCGGCAGCGCCCGCTCATCCGCATCCGCGAGGACCACGGCCAGCGCTTGATCGCCGAACTCGCTTCGGCCTTTCAACAGGCCGAACAGGCCCGACAGAGGCCGGACGGCGTTGCGCTCCTTCCTCCGCCGGACGGCACTTTCCTTGAAGTGGAGCTGTCGCCGCAAGCCGGCCCGACCACGCTCGAACGCACGCGGGAGAAAACCCGGCAAGGCGCTGTGACCTTCACCGAACAAGGCGCGCGTCGCATCGCCTTGTTCGTGCCCGACGACATGCGCGACACGCTCGAAGCGGTGTTCCAGGATTACACTTTCGGGCCGCTCAACGAGCGCACCGGCTCGCCCAAAGGGAAAACCCGCGTCGAGACGATCGAGCATATCCGCGAAGCGCGCATCCGCACCTTCTGGCGGGACGATCCCGCCGCATTGCCTGAAGACCCTCAAGCGGAAATGTGGTGGTCGCTGTGGTGCTTCCGCGACAGGGTTGACCGCGTTCTCGAAGCCGCCGCCCAGCTTGGGCTCCATGTCGGCGAGGGCGACACCTTCCTGCGCTTTCCCGAAACCATCGTCGTTCCAGTCTATGGTCGCCGTGCCGCGATCGAGTTGTTGCTGTTCGCCACTGGCGGCATTGCCGAGCTGCGGCGCGCCAGCGACAATCCTCATGTTTTCACCCATGACCTGCGCGACGAGGCGCGCGCGTTCATCGAAGACCTTGCCGAACGGACGATCTGGCCCGGCCGCGAGGCGCCGGCCATCTGCCTCCTCGATACCGGCGTCAATCGTGCCCATCCGCTCATCGAGCCCGCCCTGGCGGTCGAAGACCTCTTGAGCGTCGATCCCGCCTGGGGCGGTGACGATCATGCGCCAGGCTCCGGCCACGGCACCGGCATGGCGGGATTGGCGCTGCACGGCGACCTCGTGGCGCCCTTGGCCGATCAGGAACAGCGACGCCTTACCCACCGACTGGAGTCGGTCAAAATCCTGCCGCCCGCAGGTTTTCCCCCAAACGACCCGCACGCTTACGGTCCCATCACCCAAGGCGCCATCGCACGCGCCGAAATCCAGAACCCTGACCGAGCGCGTATGTTCTGCATGGCCGTTACCAATGGTGGACGTAGCGGTGCCGACGCGACTGCATGGAGCGCCGCCATCGACCAGGCCGCGGCCGGCGCCGAATCCGAGGATCAGGAGAACCCGGCGCCCAAGAGGCTCATCGTCCTCGCCGCCGGCAATGTCCCCGACCACGCCGATCCGGCTGAGATCGCGGACACCGATGCCTTTCCGGCCGAAGATCCCTGTCAGGCTTGGAATGCGCTTGCGATCGGCGGCTACACCGAAAAGAGCCAGATCGCGGAAGCCGGCTACGAGGGCTGGACGCCGATGGCGACCGTCGGCGCCGGAAGCCCCTACAGCCGCACCTCCTACCTCTGGCGCTCGGGCCAATCGCCGTTCAAGCCCGACCTCGTGTTCGAGGCAGGCAACCGGGCGATCAGCCCCGCGAAAACTGAAGCGATTGCCGGCCTCGACTCTCTTTCGCTTCTGACCACCGCGCGCGATGTCGGTCAGCGCCCGCTCGACAGCTTCTGGGCGACCAGCGCGGCGACCGCGCAGGCGGCCCGCTTAGCCGCGCAGATCGCGGCAGACCATCCCGACTATTGGCCGGAAACCATCCGGGCGCTGATGGTCCATAGTGCGCGCTGGACCCCGCCCATGACCGAGGCCATCGCTGCCTGCGCGGCCAAGCGCGACAAGGCGGATTGTCTCCGCCGCTATGGTTACGGCCTTCCCGGCCTTGCCCGCGCTCGCGCATCCGCGATCAACGATCTCGCGCTTGTCGCCCAAAGGGAGATTCAGCCCTTCCGCAAGGAGGCGTCAGGCATCCGCTTCAACGAGGCCCATGTCTATCCGCTGCCCTGGCCACGCCAGATTCTCGAAGACCTCGACAATCTGCGTGTGCGGCTGAAGGTGACGCTCTCCTATTTCATCGAGCCCAATCCCAGTTTCGCCACGGCAATCGACCCGGCGCGCTACCAATCCTTCGGCCTTCGCTTTGACTTGAAACGGTCGCGGGAGACCACCGCGAACTTCCTGCGCAGGAACAACGCAGAAGGGCGCGAGGAGAATGACCCGCGGCCGGTGAATGAGAATAATGATGGCTGGCTGTTCGGTGAGCGCGCCATCTCGGCCGGATCGCTGCATGTCGACATCTGGGAAGGCCCGGCCGTCGAGCTTGCCGCCCGGAACATGCTTTATATCCACCCGATCACCGGCTGGTGGCGGGAGCGAACCGGGCTCAAGCGCTTCAACGACAGAGCACGTTACGCCTTGATCGTCAGCCTTGAGACGCCGGAAGCGGAAGTCGATCTCTATACTCCGATCGAAACGGCCATCCCGACACTGATCGGCGTCGAAATCGAAGGATAA
- a CDS encoding ParB/RepB/Spo0J family partition protein has protein sequence MTKIVQIETSAAEPVSGIEIFVPLNKLKKSPKNARKVPHGEAAIEALAASIQHKGMIQNLVVEPETKDGVPTGCYFVTAGEGRRLAQLLRAKRKQIKRTQPIRCYLDTENDAAEISLDENVTRTPMHPADQFERFHELSRDKGWGAEEIGARFGVSPDVVKRRLRLGAISPKLMDVYRQDGLTLDQLAAFTITDDHARQEQVFENLSWNKEPWIIRRDLTASNIPATDRRAVFIGADAYVEAGGTIIRDLFTEDDGGFFEDAGLLDTLVVERLREIAGEVLAEGWKWGEVSIDFPHGHGMRRYYPQHIALSDKDEVRLSEAAEAHDALIEGYDSYEDMPEAVAAKAQALSDEIDALCAKRSAYDPAVIERGGVFVSLGSTGEVKIERGYVRAEDEPQPEADPEDDSDGIRVEDGGANEHDEDADEEVELGEADAGKPISDSLIRDLTAHRTLGLRLALGEQPDMAMVALTHALVLDLFYHGFGKSCLTVTAKSEDLTTHAEGIANTEAGEALAARHDQWGEQLPGETADLWSFLAGLDAESRTALLAHCVSLTVNAVKVPWERPVTRIEAADGLAQAIGLDMTATWTANTRSYFGRVTKAHIAQAVSEAISPEAAERIQPLKKEAMADEAERLVAGTGWLPTVLQTVEPEAEAPEAVEVKEEDFETDAQPSEAEAPNTEAQDGGDMVEPLEGEQSHYAVAAE, from the coding sequence ATGACCAAGATTGTTCAGATCGAAACCAGTGCCGCCGAGCCGGTGTCGGGCATCGAGATTTTCGTGCCCCTCAACAAGCTCAAGAAGTCGCCGAAGAATGCGCGAAAGGTGCCGCACGGCGAGGCAGCGATCGAGGCGCTGGCGGCGTCCATCCAGCACAAGGGGATGATCCAGAACCTTGTCGTGGAACCGGAGACGAAGGACGGCGTGCCGACCGGCTGCTATTTCGTCACCGCTGGCGAGGGCCGGAGGCTGGCGCAGTTGCTGCGCGCCAAGCGCAAGCAGATCAAACGGACGCAGCCCATCCGCTGCTATCTCGACACCGAGAACGACGCGGCGGAGATCAGCCTTGACGAGAATGTCACCCGGACGCCGATGCACCCCGCCGACCAGTTCGAGCGGTTCCATGAACTGTCCCGCGACAAGGGATGGGGTGCGGAGGAAATCGGTGCGCGGTTCGGCGTGTCCCCTGATGTGGTGAAGCGGCGGCTGCGTCTCGGTGCGATCAGCCCGAAGCTGATGGATGTGTATCGGCAAGACGGCCTTACGCTCGACCAACTGGCCGCGTTCACCATCACCGACGACCATGCCCGGCAGGAGCAGGTCTTCGAGAACCTGTCATGGAACAAGGAGCCGTGGATCATCCGGCGCGATCTTACCGCAAGCAATATCCCGGCGACTGACCGGCGGGCGGTGTTTATCGGGGCGGACGCCTATGTCGAGGCGGGCGGCACGATCATCCGTGACCTGTTCACCGAGGATGACGGTGGTTTCTTCGAGGATGCAGGCTTGCTCGATACGCTTGTGGTGGAGCGGTTGCGCGAGATCGCCGGGGAGGTTCTGGCCGAGGGCTGGAAATGGGGCGAGGTCAGCATCGACTTCCCCCACGGTCATGGGATGCGGCGTTATTATCCGCAGCATATCGCCCTGTCCGATAAGGACGAGGTGCGGCTGTCGGAGGCAGCGGAAGCCCATGATGCGCTGATCGAAGGCTATGACTCTTATGAGGACATGCCCGAGGCCGTGGCGGCGAAGGCGCAGGCGTTGAGCGACGAGATCGATGCGCTCTGCGCCAAGCGTTCTGCCTATGATCCTGCGGTGATCGAGCGTGGCGGCGTTTTCGTTTCGCTCGGCTCCACCGGCGAGGTGAAGATCGAGCGCGGTTATGTCCGTGCCGAGGACGAGCCGCAGCCGGAAGCGGACCCGGAGGACGACAGCGACGGCATCCGTGTGGAGGACGGCGGAGCCAACGAACACGACGAGGATGCGGACGAAGAAGTGGAATTGGGGGAGGCCGACGCGGGCAAGCCCATTTCCGACAGCCTCATTCGTGACCTCACGGCGCATCGGACGCTCGGCCTTCGTCTGGCCCTTGGCGAGCAGCCCGACATGGCGATGGTCGCGTTGACCCACGCGCTGGTGCTGGACCTGTTCTATCATGGGTTCGGCAAGTCCTGTCTCACCGTCACCGCCAAGAGCGAAGACCTCACCACCCACGCCGAGGGCATCGCGAACACCGAGGCGGGCGAGGCGCTGGCGGCGCGGCATGACCAGTGGGGCGAGCAGCTTCCGGGTGAGACGGCGGACCTGTGGTCGTTTCTCGCCGGGCTGGACGCCGAAAGCCGCACCGCATTGCTGGCGCATTGCGTGTCGCTCACCGTCAATGCGGTGAAGGTGCCGTGGGAACGTCCCGTCACCCGCATCGAGGCGGCGGACGGGCTGGCGCAGGCCATCGGGCTCGACATGACGGCGACGTGGACCGCGAACACGCGTAGCTATTTCGGGCGCGTCACCAAGGCTCATATCGCGCAGGCGGTGAGCGAGGCCATCTCCCCGGAGGCAGCGGAGCGCATCCAGCCGTTGAAGAAGGAAGCAATGGCCGACGAGGCGGAGCGGCTTGTCGCCGGAACGGGATGGTTGCCAACTGTGTTGCAAACCGTCGAGCCGGAAGCCGAAGCGCCGGAGGCCGTGGAGGTGAAGGAGGAGGATTTCGAGACGGACGCGCAGCCGTCCGAAGCGGAGGCCCCCAATACCGAAGCGCAGGACGGCGGGGATATGGTGGAGCCGTTGGAAGGCGAGCAGTCGCACTATGCGGTAGCCGCTGAATAG
- a CDS encoding DUF2026 family protein yields the protein MSKFVLPMPEYNRVHQIIHGVIKDEGNVERGCTFFSIVGSYLLNKHYGIAATAVAGGFALCVDDAPKCIFYGKDEGGKFSWGNDGFHMWVQTKDHVIDFMAPIYAESFAIAQPDVVLPRKMFQKRLEDDKQSLDDLQATGDYMVFPDPDLSEELIDHFLSRPINTDLLGIAEAWFGSRRGKQRPTISMGSNDGIVRHLTLPPTIARGAW from the coding sequence ATGAGCAAATTTGTTCTGCCAATGCCCGAATATAACCGGGTCCATCAGATTATTCATGGCGTCATCAAAGATGAGGGGAATGTTGAACGTGGTTGCACGTTCTTCTCGATCGTCGGGTCGTATCTGTTGAATAAGCACTACGGAATTGCCGCCACGGCGGTTGCGGGCGGATTCGCGCTCTGTGTCGATGATGCTCCCAAGTGCATCTTCTATGGCAAGGATGAGGGCGGTAAGTTCAGTTGGGGCAACGATGGCTTCCATATGTGGGTGCAGACGAAAGATCATGTCATCGACTTTATGGCGCCGATCTACGCTGAGTCGTTCGCCATTGCCCAACCCGATGTCGTGCTCCCGCGCAAGATGTTCCAGAAACGCCTTGAGGACGACAAGCAGAGCCTGGACGATTTACAGGCTACGGGCGACTATATGGTCTTTCCTGATCCCGATCTGAGCGAGGAATTGATCGACCATTTCCTGAGCCGCCCGATCAATACCGACCTGTTGGGCATAGCCGAGGCGTGGTTCGGGAGCCGGCGCGGGAAGCAGCGGCCGACGATCAGCATGGGCAGCAACGACGGAATCGTGCGGCATCTCACATTACCCCCCACAATAGCGCGCGGAGCTTGGTAG
- a CDS encoding DUF736 domain-containing protein, which yields MIRGIFTTTENGYTGEIRSFGVREQVELRRVEGKDNDKAPDFRIHPVDDDRIDFGAAWAKTSKENRAYVSFKLTLLGGTPVYLRLFKDETSGTYELVSD from the coding sequence ATGATCCGCGGCATCTTCACCACCACTGAGAATGGCTACACCGGCGAAATACGCTCCTTCGGAGTCCGTGAGCAGGTTGAATTGCGCCGGGTTGAAGGCAAGGACAACGACAAGGCGCCTGACTTTCGCATCCATCCAGTCGACGACGATCGCATCGACTTCGGCGCTGCATGGGCGAAGACAAGCAAGGAGAACAGGGCTTACGTCTCGTTCAAGCTGACCCTCCTTGGTGGCACGCCGGTCTATCTCAGGCTGTTCAAGGACGAAACGAGCGGCACTTACGAGCTGGTTTCCGACTGA
- a CDS encoding abortive infection system antitoxin AbiGi family protein: protein MTQKLVGSTHPDWHDMSPFVVHFTKKSAHQSEYDNSISILSERRVEARNRFGSGKNYAESPKCVCFSEVPLHQLKRLADKRGSYGIGFRKDFIVARAGGPIMYAYQDTPHALALRAMIQESVGDPESPVWKIAPFVDQPGLYGSASYFFEWEREWRIVGDLSFEESDPAFLIIPEGLHDAAKAFFEDAEQEQLGPSYKCPFIDPYWSLEQVNSVLFP from the coding sequence GTGACGCAGAAATTAGTCGGGTCAACACATCCAGATTGGCACGATATGTCTCCGTTCGTAGTTCATTTCACAAAAAAGTCCGCCCATCAGAGTGAATATGACAATTCAATATCTATTCTTTCTGAGAGGAGGGTTGAGGCACGCAATCGCTTCGGAAGCGGAAAGAATTACGCCGAATCCCCGAAATGCGTGTGTTTTAGCGAGGTGCCGCTTCATCAACTCAAACGCCTCGCAGACAAGCGAGGGTCTTATGGCATCGGATTTCGAAAAGATTTCATCGTCGCACGAGCCGGCGGACCGATCATGTATGCGTATCAAGATACGCCGCACGCACTGGCGCTGCGAGCGATGATACAAGAATCGGTCGGCGACCCCGAAAGTCCTGTCTGGAAGATCGCGCCCTTTGTCGATCAGCCGGGATTATACGGCAGCGCCTCTTATTTCTTCGAATGGGAACGCGAATGGCGGATCGTTGGCGACCTCAGTTTCGAGGAATCCGATCCAGCATTTCTCATTATTCCTGAAGGCCTGCACGATGCTGCCAAGGCTTTTTTCGAGGATGCAGAACAGGAGCAGCTCGGACCCAGCTATAAATGTCCATTCATTGATCCCTATTGGAGCTTAGAGCAGGTCAATAGCGTCCTGTTCCCGTGA